From the Shewanella amazonensis SB2B genome, one window contains:
- a CDS encoding DUF6482 family protein, with protein MTIRYSSLKVLPCIDKACIHSLDMSLYQLSVVIEGAELYVTDEEDRMLRSLNLCQMQALLEGLSVRETVLRQESAYDEMVGQAVRHGDNAMEIPLRVA; from the coding sequence ATGACTATTCGCTACTCAAGCCTGAAAGTTCTGCCTTGCATCGATAAGGCCTGCATTCACTCACTGGACATGTCCCTTTACCAGCTGTCTGTGGTGATAGAGGGCGCCGAACTGTATGTCACCGATGAAGAGGATCGCATGCTCAGGAGTTTGAATCTGTGCCAGATGCAGGCCTTGCTTGAGGGGTTGTCGGTTCGCGAGACAGTGCTGCGCCAGGAGAGTGCCTATGATGAAATGGTGGGGCAGGCGGTGCGACACGGTGACAATGCCATGGAAATTCCCCTGCGCGTCGCGTGA